In the Nitrospinota bacterium genome, one interval contains:
- the udk gene encoding uridine kinase: MDASFTGNPRKTFIVGISGGSAAGKTMVANLLAEMMADISPLVIGVDRYFLDRSSLSAEERARINYDEPEALNFSLLAEDLATLRRGEGIAMPIYDYANHAAIQNAEPVPHARLVIVEGILLFHPAAIQPLLDFRLFVDADRDVRLKRRIARDTLERGRCEQSVIRQFNDTVEPGFEKYILPTRAESDFILVWNIKDMRSLTRAAEIIRGRMV, from the coding sequence TTGGACGCATCTTTTACCGGAAATCCCCGCAAAACTTTCATCGTCGGGATCTCCGGCGGATCGGCGGCGGGCAAGACCATGGTGGCCAACCTGCTGGCGGAGATGATGGCCGATATCTCCCCCCTTGTGATCGGCGTGGACCGCTATTTTCTTGACCGTAGCTCACTATCCGCCGAAGAGCGCGCAAGGATAAATTACGACGAACCGGAAGCGCTAAACTTTTCGCTGCTGGCCGAAGACCTGGCCACATTGCGGCGCGGCGAGGGGATAGCGATGCCCATTTATGATTACGCCAACCACGCGGCCATCCAGAACGCGGAGCCGGTCCCCCATGCCCGGCTTGTCATCGTGGAGGGGATACTCCTTTTCCACCCCGCCGCAATACAGCCTCTTCTGGACTTTCGATTGTTTGTGGACGCGGACAGGGATGTGCGGCTGAAAAGACGGATCGCCCGGGACACGTTGGAACGGGGGAGGTGCGAGCAGTCCGTCATCCGCCAGTTCAACGATACCGTGGAGCCGGGCTTTGAAAAATACATCTTGCCCACCCGGGCGGAGTCGGACTTCATCCTCGTCTGGAATATAAAAGATATGCGGTCATTGACCCGGGCGGCGGAAATTATACGCGGCCGGATGGTATAA